One Oryza glaberrima chromosome 11, OglaRS2, whole genome shotgun sequence genomic region harbors:
- the LOC127754517 gene encoding disease resistance protein RGA5-like, translated as MEGSMFNLPGRLDRLLLRHGSMLPKGAEEEIPLIKQDLEEIISILHGHCSEPKLENHAMVVRCWMKEVRELSYDIEDCIDQYEHATTATRSRTGPNIRRRKFNQRHGKMIPWVPWKLKQRLWMANKIREFSLRAQEALQRHTMYNNLGGITIASTTGGDACSATPWHPTHFREHTDNIRSVGIDADGMEAALNDLNKLKNLLASIPTASLEQFREHANKVCHIHPDMEAILNKLKNIPPGITTTSTTTRGDVSSTSSRQPMRFMESAGLVGIDAAVNKLENLLDVCGEEKLKVVSIVGVGGVGKTTLANKLYCKLQRQFECRAFVQTSQKTDMRRLLINILSQVQPHQSPDNWKVHSLISSIRTHLQDKRYLIIIDGLWATSTWDVIKCALPDGNSSSRILTTTEIEDLALQSCSYDLKFIFKMKPFGEGDSRKLFFSIIFGSHSKCPPEVSETLYDIVRKCGGLPLAIVTVASLLASQLEKQEQWDYINKSLGYGLMANPTLEGMKQLLNICYNNLPQHLKVCMLYLSMYQEDHIIWKDDLVSQWIAEGFICATEGHDKEEISSAYFDELVGRKIIQPVHIDDSGEVLSCVVHHMVLNFVTYKSIEENFIIAIDHSQATIRFADKVRRLSIHFSNVEDATPPTNMRLSQVRTVAFFGVLKYMPFVMEFRLIKVLVLHILGDEDSIGIFDLTKISELVRLRYLKVTSNVTIKLPTQMQGLQYLETLKIDGTISEVPTDIYLPGLLHLTLPAKTNLPSGIVHMTSLRTIGYFDLSCNSAENLWSLGELSNLRDLQLTYSEIHSDNLKDNMKYLGFILGKLRNLTSITLSPPGSSCPDNLHIDRDTKTRINVDGWSSVSSPPALLQRFELLPCVCIFSNLPNWIGQLGNLCILKIGIREVTSNNIDVLGVLPELTVLSLYVHTKPAERIVFDNAGFSILKYFEFICSVAWMKFEMGTMPSLRKLKLGFDVHIADQHDIIPVGIEHLSGLEEISAKIRVACTAHDHCRRFAESALTNAFMMHPGRPSVNIRCVDWTFHDKDNDCVGTREEECRTPMKQEHFVKEDLSEKSAVLQNEHDEEAHKFVDRRYYSIMDAAEIRRCPWSINEEQEQPVLIYDARTKISQSSSMHGEFWAAVQRLTGPAATPAKTKRHLHLTTSPELEDGFLPVRSLVFPSAPDPRCNMKKKKMRAGPGGGRAVRSNWAPKS; from the exons ATGGAGGGCTCCATGTTCAACCTCCCAGGAAGGCTCGACCGGCTCCTGCTTCGTCATGGCAGCATGCTGCCCAAGGGGGCAGAGGAGGAGATACCTCTCATCAAGCAAGATCTTGAGGAAATAATCTCCATCCTCCATGGTCACTGTAGCGAGCCAAAGCTGGAGAACCATGCCATGGTGGTCAGGTGCTGGATGAAGGAGGTACGTGAGCTCTCTTATGACATCGAGGATTGCATCGACCAGTATGAGCATGCCACCACTGCCACCCGGTCACGTACTGGACCTAATATTCGTCGCCGTAAGTTCAATCAGCGGCATGGAAAGATGATCCCTTGGGTTCCCTGGAAACTTAAGCAGCGGTTGTGGATGGCCAACAAGATCAGAGAATTCAGCCTGCGCGCCCAGGAGGCGCTTCAACGCCACACCATGTACAACAACCTTGGTGGCATCACCATTGCTTCTACTACTGGAGGAGATGCATGCTCTGCAACACCTTGGCATCCCACGCATTTCAGAGAGCACACCGACAACATCCGTTCTGTCGGTATAGACGCCGATGGTATGGAAGCTGCCCTGAATGACCTGAACAAGCTCAAAAACTTGCTCGCTAGTATCCCGACTGCTTCTCTCGAGCAGTTCAGGGAGCATGCCAACAAagtgtgtcacatccaccccgATATGGAAGCCATCCTGAACAAGCTCAAAAACATACCCCCTGGTATCACCACTACTTCTACTACCACTAGAGGTGATGTATCTTCTACCTCATCTAGGCAACCCATGCGGTTCATGGAGTCTGCGGGTCTTGTTGGCATCGACGCTGCGGTGAACAAGCTTGAAAACTTGCTCGATGTGTGCGGAGAGGAGAAGCTCAAGGTGGTGTCCATCGTGGGAGTTGGAGGAGTTGGCAAGACTACGCTCGCCAACAAGCTGTACTGCAAGCTTCAGCGGCAGTTCGAATGCCGGGCATTTGTGCAGACATCTCAGAAGACTGATATGAGGAGGCTTCTCATCAATATCCTCTCACAGGTTCAGCCGCACCAGTCACCTGACAATTGGAAGGTGCATAGCCTAATTTCCAGTATCAGGACACATCTGCAAGATAAGAG GTACTTGATCATAATTGATGGTTTATGGGCTACATCCACATGGGATGTTATTAAGTGCGCTTTGCCGGATGGTAATAGTTCCAGCAGAATACTAACCACAACAGAAATTGAGGATCTAGCTTTGCAATCTTGTAGTTATGActtgaaatttattttcaagatgAAACCTTTTGGTGAGGGTGACTCAAGAAAACTATTTTTCAGTATAATCTTTGGCTCTCATTCTAAGTGTCCTCCAGAAGTCAGTGAAACATTATATGATATTGTAAGGAAATGTGGTGGTTTGCCGCTAGCTATTGTCACTGTTGCTAGTCTTTTAGCAAGCCAGCTTGAGAAACAAGAACAATGGGATTATATAAACAAATCCTTAGGTTACGGTTTGATGGCAAATCCTACTTTGGAAGGGATGAAACAACTACTGAACATTTGTTACAACAATCTTCCTCAGCATTTGAAGGTATGCATGTTGTATCTTAGTATGTATCAAGAAGATCACATAATTTGGAAAGATGATTTAGTGAGTCAATGGATAGCTGAAGGTTTTATCTGTGCAACTGAAGGGCATGACAAGGAAGAAATTTCAAGTGCCTATTTTGATGAGCTTGTGGGCAGAAAAATCATCCAGCCTGTACATATCGATGACAGTGGTGAGGTTTTGTCCTGTGTAGTACACCATATGGTACTCAATTTCGTTACATACAAGTCAATAGAAGAAAATTTTATTATTGCAATAGACCATTCACAGGCAACTATAAGATTTGCTGACAAGGTTCGACGATTATCTATCCACTTTAGTAACGTAGAAGATGCAACTCCGCCTACCAATATGAGATTGTCCCAAGTTCGGACAGTTGCCTTCTTCGGGGTCTTGAAGTATATGCCTTTCGTTATGGAGTTTCGACTTATTAAAGTTCTAGTTCTACATATTTTGGGTGATGAGGATAGCATCGGCATTTTTGATCTCACTAAAATTTCAGAACTTGTTCGACTGAGATATTTGAAGGTCACCTCTAATGTCACCATAAAACTGCCAACCCAGATGCAAGGTCTACAATATTTGGAGACACTGAAAATAGATGGGACAATAAGTGAAGTTCCAACAGACATTTATTTGCCAGGTTTGCTGCATCTTACTCTTCCTGCTAAGACAAACCTGCCCAGTGGAATTGTCCACATGACATCGCTTCGTACAATTGGATATTTTGATCTCAGCTGTAACTCAGCGGAGAATCTATGGAGCCTTGGTGAGCTGAGCAATCTCCGGGATTTGCAGCTCACCTATTCTGAAATACATTCTGACAATCtgaaggataatatgaaatatcTTGGATTCATTCTGGGGAAACTCCGTAATCTCACATCTATAACTTTATCGCCTCCTGGCTCTTCCTGTCCAGATAATCTACATATTGACAGGGATACAAAGACGAGGATCAATGTTGATGGCTGGAGCAGTGTGTCCTCCCCACCAGCCCTTCTTCAGAGGTTTGAGTTGTTACCATGTGTTTGCATCTTTTCTAACCTCCCAAATTGGATTGGGCAGCTTGGAAATCTCTGCATTTTGAAGATTGGGATAAGGGAAGTAACAAGCAATAACATTGATGTTCTAGGAGTATTACCGGAACTCACTGTTTTGTCACTTTATGTCCATACAAAGCCTGCAGAAAGGATTGTCTTTGACAATGCAGGGTTCTCAATCCTCAAATACTTCGAGTTTATATGCAGTGTAGCATGGATGAAATTTGAGATGGGTACAATGCCTAGTCTAAGGAAGCTCAAGCTAGGTTTTGATGTCCATATAGCAGATCAGCATGATATTATCCCTGTTGGCATTGAACATCTTTCTGGACTTGAAGAGATCTCTGCAAAAATTAGGGTCGCCTGTACTGCTCATGATCATTGTAGAAGATTTGCAGAGTCAGCTTTGACTAACGCCTTTATGATGCATCCAGGACGTCCTAGCGTCAACATACGGTGTGTGGATTGGACCTTTCATGATAAGGATAATGACTGTGTCGGGACACGAGAGGAAGAATGTAGGACTCCAATGAAACAGGAGCATTTTGTGAAAGAAGACTTAAGTGAGAAATCTGCAGTTCTACAAAACGAGCATGACGAAGAAGCACATAAATTTGTTGACAGAAG ATATTATTCCATCATGGACGCGGCAGAGATCCGCAGGTGTCCGTGGAGCATCAacgaggagcaggagcagccggTGTTGATCTACGACGCCAGAACCAAGATTTCCCAGTCGTCGTCCATGCACGGCGAATTCTGGGCGGCCGTCCAACGGCTCACCGGCCCAGCTGCCACGCCGGCCAAGACCAAGAGGCACCTCCACCTGACGACCTCGCCTGAGCTGGAGGACGGCTTCTTGCCGGTACGTAGTCTCGTCTTCCCGTCCGCTCCGGATCCACGGTGCaacatgaagaagaagaagatgagggcCGGCCCTGGAGGGGGTCGAGCAGTGCGGTCGAACTGGGCCCCCAAATCGTAG
- the LOC127755881 gene encoding disease resistance protein RGA5-like — protein MPSLPGRLEGLLRRHGNILPNGAEDELPLIKQDVEKIISIILHGYSKPKLEDNAMVVRCWMKEVRELSYDIEDCIDHYEHAMANSRSGFNDNIRRRKFNRRHGNKLPPWVQEKLKQRLWMANKMREFSTRAQEALQRHAMYSNHGVATTAAIASTNTCGIDVSSSSSLRPVRCEERAEDVLVGVDSAMNKLEDYLSGHAGEEKLRVLSIVGFGGIGKTTLANELYSKIGRQFECRAFVRASQKPDMRRILTSILSQLRPHQPPDHRKVHSLISSIRAHLQDKRYMVVIDNLWDISTWDIMRCALPDAIVTIANLLSSRLGKPKEWDYVNKSLCYSLVTNPTLEGMKQVLNLSYNSLPLHLKACLLYLTIYQEDYLIWKDDLVKQWIAEGFICTTEEQDKEEISGSYFDELLNRRMIQPVHINDNGEVISCVVHHMVMKFITYKSMEENFVISIDHSQTATKFADKVRRLSLDAGLTEDVMQPINMRLSQVRTLAFWGTSKFMPSIVDFRLLQVLILHLWDDHDNISLDLTRIAELFRLKYLKVTSNVILELQTQIQDARVNAVPSDVVQLRRLLHLSFPAETNLPNGIGQMTSLHTLGNFDLSGSSIENVQSLGELTNLQDLRLTCSTVQTDNLKNKLQLFLGSVLWKLSNLKSMILVSTGPFHEIPLDEPGDTNSANDTGATTTSVTISSDHGLSSVSSPHTLLQRLEFLPHSFIFSYLPKWISQLNKLCILKIGVSELVRNDVCVLCGLSVLAVLSLYIHNKPAERIIIGRTGFLALKYLKFKCRVPWLKFEANAMPILRKLKLCFNVYEADQHGTIPDGIEHLSGLREVSAKIGLSGTADDLDKRSVESALNDAIKMHPGHPRVNIQCVEWVFNGKEDNSSGSLQKQYNTRKRGSKEQRVIHKSQSKKRVLQNDSNEGSRERVDKREEISISESSSSDESIISSFSNIETQFDLSKSSVNMPGMDGLVKILYPRSIDERVSSCF, from the exons ATGCCGAGCCTCCCCGGTAGGCTCGAGGGGCTTCTGCGTCGTCACGGCAACATCCTGCCCAACGGGGCAGAAGACGAGTTACCACTCATCAAGCAGGATGTCGAGAAGATAATCTCCATTATTCTCCATGGATACAGCAAGCCAAAACTGGAGGACAATGCCATGGTGGTGAGGTGCTGGATGAAGGAGGTGCGAGAGCTGTCCTACGACATCGAGGACTGCATCGACCACTATGAGCATGCCATGGCCAACTCTCGAAGCGGATTTAATGATAATATTCGCCGCCGTAAGTTCAACCGGCGGCATGGGAACAAGCTGCCACCTTGGGTTCAAGAGAAGCTGAAGCAGCGGCTATGGATGGCCAACAAGATGAGAGAGTTCAGCACACGCGCGCAGGAGGCGCTTCAACGCCATGCCATGTACAGCAACCATGGCGTAGCCACCACCGCTGCCATTGCTTCTACTAACACCTGTGGTATCGATGTATCTTCTAGCTCTTCTTTGCGTCCTGTGCGGTGCGAGGAACGTGCCGAGGACGTCCTTGTTGGGGTTGACTCCGCCATGAACAAGCTCGAGGACTATCTGTCTGGACACGCAGGAGAGGAGAAGCTCAGGGTGTTGTCTATTGTTGGATTTGGAGGAATCGGGAAGACCACTCTTGCCAACGAGCTGTACAGCAAAATTGGACGGCAATTTGAGTGCCGGGCATTTGTGCGGGCATCCCAGAAGCCTGATATGAGGAGGATCCTCACCAGCATTCTCTCGCAGCTTCGGCCGCACCAGCCACCTGACCATCGGAAGGTGCATAGCCTAATTTCCAGTATCAGGGCCCATCTGCAAGATAAGAG gtACATGGTCGTAATTGATAATTTATGGGATATATCAACCTGGGACATTATGAGATGTGCTTTGCCAGATG CTATTGTAACTATTGCCAATTTATTGTCAAGTCGGCTAGGGAAACCAAAGGAATGGGATTATGTAAACAAATCATTGTGCTACAGTTTGGTGACAAATCCTACTTTGGAAGGGATGAAACAAGTACTCAATCTTAGCTACAATAGTCTTCCTCTTCATCTAAAGGCATGCCTGCTGTATCTTACAATATATCAGGAGGATTATCTAATTTGGAAAGATGATTTAGTAAAGCAATGGATAGCTGAAGGTTTTATCTGTACAACAGAAGAGCAAGACAAGGAGGAAATATCAGGGAGTTATTTTGACGAGCTTTTAAACCGAAGAATGATACAACCTGTGCATATTAATGATAATGGAGAAGTTATCTCTTGTGTTGTGCACCACATGGTAATGAAGTTCATTACATACAAGTCCATGGAAGAGAATTTTGTCATATCAATAGATCATTCTCAAACAGCTACAAAATTTGCTGATAAAGTTCGTCGACTGTCTCTTGATGCTGGCCTTACAGAAGATGTAATGCAACCGATAAACATGAGACTTTCACAAGTTCGTACACTTGCCTTCTGGGGGACATCAAAGTTTATGCCTTCCATTGTGGACTTTCGGCTTCTCCAAGTATTAATCCTCCATTTATGGGATGATCATGACAACATCAGTTTAGACCTCACTAGAATTGCAGAACTTTTCCGACTGAAATATTTGAAGGTTACATCCAATGTCATCTTAGAACTGCAAACCCAGATACAAG ATGCACGAGTAAATGCGGTTCCGTCTGACGTTGTTCAGTTGCGGCGGTTGCTGCATCTCAGTTTTCCTGCTGAAACAAACCTGCCCAATGGGATTGGTCAAATGACATCGCTTCACACACTTGGAAATTTTGATCTCAGCGGTAGCTCAATAGAGAATGTTCAGAGCCTTGGTGAGCTGACCAACCTTCAGGATCTTCGGCTTACCTGTTCTACTGTACAAACTGATAATCTGAAGAACAAACTACAATTATTCCTGGGTTCGGTTCTTTGGAAACTCAGTAACCTCAAGTCTATGATTCTGGTATCTACAGGCCCGTTTCATGAAATTCCTCTCGATGAACCGGGTGATACAAATTCTGCCAATGACACAGGTGCTACAACTACAAGCGTGACAATTTCTAGTGATCATGGCTTAAGCAGTGTGTCCTCACCCCATACCCTTCTTCAGAGGCTTGAGTTTTTGCCGCACAGTTTCATATTCTCTTACCTCCCCAAGTGGATCAGCCAACTCAATAAACTCTGTATTTTAAAGATTGGGGTTAGTGAATTAGTGAGGAACGATGTCTGTGTTCTCTGTGGATTGTCTGTCCTCGCTGTTCTATCGCTGTATATCCATAACAAGCCTGCAGAAAGGATTATCATTGGGAGGACAGGATTCTTGGCTCTCAAATACTTAAAGTTCAAGTGCCGTGTTCCTTGGCTGAAATTTGAGGCGAATGCCATGCCTATTCTCAGGAAGCTCAAGCTATGTTTTAATGTATATGAAGCAGATCAACATGGTACCATACCTGATGGAATTGAGCACTTGTCAGGCCTTAGAGAGGTTTCTGCAAAAATTGGGCTTTCTGGTACTGCGGATGATCTAGATAAACGGTCAGTAGAGTCTGCGTTGAATGATGCCATTAAAATGCATCCAGGACATCCCAGAGTGAACATACAATGTGTAGAATGGGTGTTTAATGGTAAGGAGGATAACAGCTCTGGTAGCCTGCAAAAACAGTACAATACCAGGAAAAGAGGCTCGAAAGAGCAACGAGTTATTCATAAGTCCCAATCGAAAAAACGAGTTCTTCAAAACGACTCCAATGAGGGTTCAAGGGAACGTGTTGACAAAAG AGAAGAGATCTCCATCAGCGAGAGCTCTAGCAGTGACGAGAGCATAATCTCCAGCTTCAGCAACATCGAAACACAG TTTGACCTATCGAAGTCGTCCGTCAATATGCCCGGCATGGATGGCCTCGTCAAAATACTGTATCCACGGAGCATCGACGAGCGGGTCAGTTCCTGCTTTTAG